The genomic stretch GAAAAAGACTGGTCATACATGTGCTGCTGTTGTCACCAGTAAAGGATTGTATACGGTGGAAAAAGTAAATGAGAAATGGAATAAAAATTGGGCCACCCAGATTTTTGAAATTATTCAAGAACAGCAGCTTGAAGAGATGAATCAATGGTATCGTCAGGATGGAAGAGAGCTGTTAGAAAACGACCGGGAACATCTCCTTTCACTCGATGAAGTGAAATATGAGCCTTTATATCGTCACCCGCGCAAAATTTGGGGGATTGGGCTTAATTATGTGGAGCATGCTGCTGACTTAAGTGAGAAAGCGCCCAATACAGAACCGGCCAGTTTTATGAAGCCTGATACAACAATAATCGGTCCCCATGATACGATCAAAATTCCCCTTCAATCGGAGCGGACAACGGCCGAAGCGGAATTGGGTATTATCATTGGCAAGCCTTGCAAGGATGTCTCGGAGGAGGATGCTCCCCATGTTATAGCTGGTTTTACCAACATCATTGATATGACAGCAGAAGATATTTTGCAGAAAAATCCTAGATATTTGACACGCTCCAAAAGTTTTGATACTTTCTTCAGTTTCGGACCTCATCTGGTTACTCCAGATGAAGTGGAAGATGTACATAAGCTCTCTGTTGCCACTGTCATTAATGGTCAAATTCATCGACAAAATGTGGTGTCCAATATGACCTTTGGTCCGTGGTACCTTGT from Caldalkalibacillus thermarum encodes the following:
- a CDS encoding fumarylacetoacetate hydrolase family protein gives rise to the protein MRLATITVKKTGHTCAAVVTSKGLYTVEKVNEKWNKNWATQIFEIIQEQQLEEMNQWYRQDGRELLENDREHLLSLDEVKYEPLYRHPRKIWGIGLNYVEHAADLSEKAPNTEPASFMKPDTTIIGPHDTIKIPLQSERTTAEAELGIIIGKPCKDVSEEDAPHVIAGFTNIIDMTAEDILQKNPRYLTRSKSFDTFFSFGPHLVTPDEVEDVHKLSVATVINGQIHRQNVVSNMTFGPWYLVSFHSKVMSLLPGDIISTGTPGAVPIRDGDVVECHIDGFEKLVNPVQDLKKR